The proteins below are encoded in one region of Bremerella sp. P1:
- the ybeY gene encoding rRNA maturation RNase YbeY codes for MSSDYEINLSNRQTEHPVPQDLFEQAVREVFSGEGYPRGEVGIAVVDNAEIHDCNVRFLQHDYPTDVITFPMDQTDDFLSGEIMLSAEYAADEAREHDWKVAEEMTLYVVHGCLHLAGYDDHEDADREEMRRLEKHYLSKLGIAYAGQSSAASSPSQGAT; via the coding sequence ATGTCCTCGGACTACGAAATAAACCTTTCCAATCGCCAAACAGAACATCCTGTTCCGCAGGATCTCTTTGAACAAGCCGTCCGGGAAGTCTTCTCCGGCGAAGGCTACCCCCGAGGTGAAGTCGGGATCGCTGTTGTCGACAACGCAGAGATTCACGACTGCAATGTCCGCTTTCTTCAGCATGATTACCCAACCGACGTCATCACTTTTCCGATGGATCAGACTGATGACTTTCTGTCAGGCGAAATCATGCTCAGTGCCGAGTACGCTGCGGACGAAGCTCGCGAACATGACTGGAAAGTGGCCGAAGAGATGACACTTTATGTCGTGCATGGCTGTTTGCACCTGGCCGGCTACGACGATCACGAGGATGCTGACCGAGAGGAAATGCGACGCTTAGAAAAGCATTACCTCAGCAAACTGGGTATTGCGTATGCGGGCCAGTCGTCTGCTGCCAGTTCCCCTAGTCAAGGAGCAACCTAG